GCTACACCATTGACTGTGAAACAGCTACGAATACAACCAAGCATGCCAAAGGCGTTCTGTCCATGGCTCATGCAGGTCGCAACACAGGTGGCAGCCAATTCTTTATTTGCTACGCTCCACAGCCGCATTTAGATGGAGTACATACTGTATTTGGTAAAGTAACCAAAGGTATGGAATTCATTGATGCTGTAAAACAAGGCGACAAAATGAAAGAGGTTAAAGTATTTGACGTGTAATTTACCATTACATGTATGATATGAATTCCTTTAAATAGCGTTGCATCTAAGCCGTTCTGTCTTTGGACAGAGCGGCTTTTGTTGTCTTTTGTTTGACGGTTTGCTGATTTTTACAATCACGTAGGTATTACAGTGCGTAAGATCACATTCGAAAAGTAAGTGTTG
This window of the Paenibacillus polymyxa genome carries:
- a CDS encoding peptidylprolyl isomerase; protein product: MKKGRIDLENGGIVEIDFFPEEAPNTVANFEKLANSGYYNGLSFHRVIPGFVAQGGCPIGNGTGGPGYTIDCETATNTTKHAKGVLSMAHAGRNTGGSQFFICYAPQPHLDGVHTVFGKVTKGMEFIDAVKQGDKMKEVKVFDV